From Triticum urartu cultivar G1812 chromosome 2, Tu2.1, whole genome shotgun sequence, a single genomic window includes:
- the LOC125536591 gene encoding polygalacturonase inhibitor 1-like — protein sequence MAPTASFLPLLALLLVATAHCSPLLPQRCPQADRQALLRVKQALGSPATLKTWSPASADCCAWDHLTCDEAGRVNNVFIDGADDVRGQIPSALAGLTALMSLSLFRLPGLQGPIPACLTSLSKLEFLTVSHTNVSGSIPDSLARLHSLDSVDLSNNRLTGAIPNSFADMPNLRSLDLRRNQLTGRIPASLVQGQFRSLVLSYNQLTGPIPRDDAQDEINTVDLSHNQLSGDASFLFSEGRPIGKVDLSYNNLDFELSRLRFPKELTYLDLSHNRIRGTVPRSLEALSTLLTLDLSYNNLCGPLPKLHGVMRHGCKAYEHNLCHRGAPLESSCHQL from the coding sequence ATGGCGCCGACTGCCTCCTTCCTCCCGCTGCTGGCGCTCCTTCTGGTGGCGACGGCGCATTGCTCGCCGCTGCTGCCCCAGCGGTGCCCGCAGGCCGACCGGCAGGCGCTGCTCCGGGTGAAGCAGGCGCTGGGAAGCCCGGCGACGCTCAAGACGTGGTCGCCGGCGTCGGCGGACTGCTGCGCGTGGGACCACCTCACGTGCGACGAGGCCGGGCGCGTGAACAACGTCTTCATCGACGGCGCCGACGACGTGCGCGGCCAGATCCCGTCCGCGCTGGCGGGGCTGACGGCGCTCATGTCGCTCTCGCTCTTCCGCCTCCCGGGCCTCCAGGGCCCCATCCCGGCCTGCCTCACCTCCCTCTCCAAGCTCGAGTTCCTCACCGTCTCCCACACCAACGTCTCCGGCTCCATCCCGgactccctggcgcgcctccacAGCCTCGACTCCGTCGACCTCTCCAACAACAGGCTCACGGGCGCCATCCCCAACTCCTTCGCCGACATGCCCAACCTCCGGTCGCTGGACCTCCGCCGGAACCAGCTCACCGGCCGCATCCCGGCCAGCCTCGTGCAGGGGCAGTTCCGGTCGCTGGTGCTGTCCTACAACCAGCTGACGGGCCCGATCCCGCGCGACGACGCGCAGGACGAGATCAACACCGTGGATCTGTCGCACAACCAGCTGAGCGGCGACGCGTCCTTCCTCTTCTCCGAGGGGCGGCCCATCGGCAAGGTGGACCTGTCCTACAACAACCTCGACTTCGAGCTGAGCAGGCTCAGGTTCCCCAAGGAGCTGACGTACCTGGACCTGAGCCACAACCGCATCAGGGGCACCGTGCCCCGGTCGCTGGAGGCGCTGTCCACGCTGCTCACGCTGGACCTCAGCTACAACAACCTCTGCGGGCCGCTCCCCAAGCTGCACGGCGTCATGCGGCACGGCTGCAAGGCCTACGAGCACAACCTCTGCCACCGCGGGGCGCCGCTCGAGAGCAGCTGCCACCAGCTCTGA
- the LOC125536593 gene encoding uncharacterized protein LOC125536593 yields MQLRSLPFAASAVAGRSFLAAIPRPVTERRTRLRCNAGNSSSSSSEEEGRELSTAKEALRRLAELDAQLEGLKEPKMRPPPPPPPPDPFMDRDMIIQRGRPSDELPEMTPAYVTFSTLAIFILTIFTNVVFNVYIKPSVDGADQPVRIQRVPLADPSFQQPGNSSDSS; encoded by the exons ATGCAGCTGCGCTCCCTCCCGTTCGCCGCGAGCGCCGTGGCCGGAAGGAGCTTCCTCGCCGCTATTCCTCGGCCGGTGACGGAGAGAAGGACGCGCCTACGTTGCAACGCGGGCAACTCCTCGTCGTCGTCATCGGAGGAGGAGGGCCGCGAGCTTAGCACGGCGAAAGAGGCGCTGCGGCGGCTGGCGGAGCTCGACGCCCAGCTGGAGGGGCTGAAGGAGCCCAAGAtgaggccgccgccgccccctcctcccccGG ATCCTTTCATGGACCGCGATATGATAATACAGCGAGGACGCCCAAGTGATGAGCTCCCAGAAATGACCCCGGCCTACGTGACGTTCTCGACTCTGGCAATTTTTATCTTGACCATCTTCACCAACGTGGTGTTCAACGTGTACATCAAGCCTTCCGTGGACGGCGCCGATCAGCCGGTACGAATCCAGAGAGTGCCTCTGGCTGATCCTAGCTTCCAGCAGCCCGGCAATTCTAGTGATAGCTCGTAG
- the LOC125536592 gene encoding uncharacterized protein LOC125536592 has product MGTPGSGSVGEPGRPWTATSTWAPAGGAAVEDAVSFETTEDDAETSPAAVVLARPPSDGSEDPTPCDVTISFTGKYEIHRVYVRSTARTYEIYYSTDLKDASKDYLCTVRCGIAAQEPQPPGEECVSQASSNAATGEKHEQEAKSVTSSSDEDSWVEVKIPESPLGNYTPESQEERNAIGICQKNTLAHYEATAEITDANPCVSLTVRLLSLQSKTSVHIEEIYIFADLVESSSDDSVAGPGNMGGSSLLAMLVPGLMQISKSRDCKIDDKYFAEGLKAQLPEGCALKDSIPCGNIAKEAGLYGTNDSKFRPAGVQSRLPPAQSGTICDDDGNQHEFPLNDPKPLPLPVITTENVQVTLAKDKTVSNLYPEASPIMNENVTPHNHIERMLDTLISKVEKVELCCSRFEDKMMRPLSSIEARLQRLEQQFDSFSVEIQSLRSSSARMSAPNVFSDTINSQQKEHNGGNSGTSASVMNRQPGLVMRAPEFSSEDYSNCDVADENTVNLHGPNVVPRVLKAPDFICEPGFICEKLHGGPLPVERERKTSPGLAIKVPEFLNDEEDEVEEVKQAEADNVDDGRTNSNDTLSKSTDNSFKGKTPVSVDGALASALEAFLTSTKGTSPSKSVACTASNVSCGNTDDSSSSFPSHGHLHDTSTKDDFHGIFGDTKKISTLISFQEVDAAPLISVSKAHLVSSVEVNGQNIDMNPDKKAFASTELLVVPSQSLTGSIDDYTQVNGQNNGPSSYMIPLVTSSEPVDDPSQLATHLGSVDGGTQAKPPTIFQSVGETAQVDESRPSLPLAEFLAARIAFRNGTSEVCCGDAAIPSFQRTLTGAHQNLEGGDSKASQQNPIFQLSLLKKALEVDEGDGNFCDDISIETTFEPSSHAAPANGANRHSTNAMETLSDEDGVLENTKGSIMLSGGHSTNAMETLSDEDGVLENTKGSIRLSGGMDSVFCSSLHSGPRESSRKPEVEHSLSDLSSMEPSDGDSYREATSSGNVAAGNHVEDLFAGNGAGPDVRPTVGSQENDILGMAFVSKRMSTSSPSLEVLLAESSDSESQISAVEEAGSDAAGLGSNHLFTTFPSSDDDAFAMDGPLFDVVDAPASSEVDACASNKPLLDVVDLTNPSETYTPSVNEPFADVVDLPEPSSLYASAADELFASVDNLPKTSETFVGGSSGEHPGSLI; this is encoded by the exons ATGGGGACACCTGGATCGGGATCGGTAGGCGAGCCCGGGAGGCCATGGACGGCGACTAGCACCTGGGCCCCAGCCGGAGGCGCGGCGGTCGAGGACGCCGTGTCGTTCGAGACGACCGAAGACGACGCCGAGACTTCCCCCGCGGCCGTCGTTCTCGCCCGCCCGCCGTCCGACGGCAGCGAGGATCCAACTCCCTGCGATGTTACGA TTAGTTTCACAGGAAAGTACGAGATTCATAGAGTGTATGTGCGAAGCACAGCTCGAACTTATGAAATATACTATTCAACTGACCTGAAGGATGCAAGTAAAGATTATCTATGCACTGTACGCTGTGGAATTGCTGCTCAAGAACCGCAGCCTCCTGGTGAAGAATGTGTATCTCAGGCAAGTAGCAATGCTGCAACCGGCGAAAAGCATGAACAAGAGGCCAAAAGTGTTACAAGTAGTAGTGATGAAGATAGCTGGGTTGAAGTCAAAATTCCTGAGTCTCCTCTTGGAAATTACACGCCAGAATCTCAAGAAGAAAGGAATGCGATAGGAATCTGCCAGAAAAATACTCTG GCTCACTACGAAGCAACTGCTGAGATAACTGATGCAAACCCATGTGTATCTCTTACTGTCCGTCTTCTTTCACTTCAGTCAAAGACATCAGTGCATATTGAAGAGATCTACATATTTGCTGATCTTGTTGAATCCAGCAGTGATGATTCAGTAGCAGGTCCTGGAAACATGGGAGGTAGTTCTTTGTTGGCTATGCTTGTTCCTGGCCTTATGCAAATTTCCAAATCTAGGGACTGCAAAATAGATGACAAATATTTTGCTGAGGGCTTGAAAGCCCAACTTCCTGAAGGCTGCGCGTTGAAAGATAGCATCCCATGTGGAAACATAGCGAAAGAAGCAGGGCTGTATGGTACAAATGATTCCAAATTTAGGCCAGCTGGAGTGCAGAGCAGACTACCACCTGCGCAGAGTGGTACGATATGTGATGATGATGGCAACCAACATGAGTTCCCGTTAAATGATCCCAAGCCTCTTCCATTGCCTGTAATAACAACAGAAAATGTACAAGTGACACTGGCGAAGGATAAGACAGTATCAAATCTGTACCCGGAGGCTAGTCCTATTATGAATGAAAATGTTACTCCACACAATCACATTGAGAGAATGCTGGATACTCTGATCTCTAAGGTGGAGAAGGTGGAGTTATGTTGCTCTAGGTTTGAGGACAAAATGATGAGGCCCCTCAGTAGCATTGAGGCAAGGCTTCAACGACTGGAGCAGCAGTTTGATTCATTCTCTGTAGAGATTCAGTCTCTACGAAGTTCTTCTGCAAGAATGTCAGCACCAAATGTTTTTTCTGATACAATTAACTCGCAGCAAAAGGAACATAATGGTGGGAATTCTGGAACTTCTGCCTCTGTGATGAACAGGCAGCCAGGCTTGGTTATGAGGGCACCTGAATTTTCTTCAGAAGATTACTCTAATTGTGATGTGGCTGATGAGAATACAGTTAATTTACATGGACCTAATGTTGTGCCAAGGGTCCTTAAGGCACCTGATTTCATCTGTGAACCTGGGTTTATATGTGAGAAGCTTCATGGTGGGCCTTTACCTGTTGAGAGAGAACGCAAGACTTCCCCAGGTCTAGCTATCAAGGTTCCTGAATTCCTAAATGATGAAGAGGATGAAGTGGAGGAAGTTAAACAAGCAGAAGCTGACAATGTTGATGATGGTCGTACAAATTCTAATGATACTCTGAGCAAAAGCACTGACAACAGCTTCAAAGGCAAAACTCCTGTATCTGTCGATGGCGCATTAGCGTCTGCCTTGGAGGCATTTCTCACTTCCACCAAAGGAACATCACCTTCAAAGTCTGTTGCTTGCACTGCCAGTAATGTAAGTTGTGGAAATACTGATGATTCCTCTAGTTCCTTCCCTTCTCATGGACATCTTCATGACACATCCACTAAAGACGACTTTCATGGCATCTTTGGTGACACAAAGAAGATTAGTACCTTGATATCTTTTCAGGAGGTTGATGCGGCTCCACTCATTTCTGTATCTAAGGCACACTTGGTTAGCAGTGTTGAGGTAAATGGACAGAATATTGATATGAATCCGGACAAGAAGGCATTTGCTAGCACTGAACTGTTGGTTGTTCCTTCACAGTCTCTTACAGGATCTATAGATGATTACACTCAGGTAAATGGGCAGAACAATGGTCCTAGTTCGTACATGATTCCGCTTGTCACAAGCAGTGAACCTGTGGATGATCCTTCTCAGCTTGCTACACACCTCGGGTCTGTTGATGGCGGAACTCAGGCAAAACCTCCTACCATATTTCAATCTGTTGGTGAGACAGCTCAAGTGGATGAAAGCAGACCTTCCTTACCATTGGCAGAGTTTCTGGCGGCACGGATTGCTTTTAGGAATGGTACTTCTGAGGTGTGCTGTGGTGACGCTGCAATTCCGTCCTTCCAGAGAACATTGACAGGAGCACATCAGAACTTGGAAGGTGGTGACAGCAAAGCGAGCCAGCAGAACCCAATCTTCCAACTTTCGCTATTGAAGAAAGCTTTAGAGGTTGATGAGGGAGATGGAAATTTTTGTGATGACATATCCATCGAGACAACCTTTGAACCATCAAGCCATGCAGCTCCTGCAAATGGTGCTAACAGGCACAGTACGAATGCAATGGAAACCCTGTCAGATGAGGATGGAGTTCTGGAGAATACAAAGGGCAGCATTATGCTTTCTGGTGGGCACAGTACCAATGCAATGGAAACCCTGTCAGATGAGGATGGAGTTCTGGAGAATACAAAGGGCAGCATTAGGCTTTCTGGCGGGATGGACTCTGTATTCTGTAGCAGCTTGCACTCAGGTCCCAGGGAAAGCTCCAGAAAACCAGAGGTAGAACACTCCTTGTCAGATTTGAGTAGTATGGAACCATCTGATGGAGATTCTTACAGAGAAGCTACTAGTTCAGGGAATGTCGCGGCTGGAAATCATGTGGAAGATCTTTTTGCGGGCAATGGAGCTGGTCCTGATGTAAGACCAACTGTGGGCTCACAGGAGAATGACATATTGGGAATGGCTTTCGTATCGAAGAGAATGAGTACAAGCAGCCCTTCTCTCGAAGTCTTGCTTGCTGAATCATCTGATTCTGAATCGCAAATTTCTGCTGTGGAGGAGGCTGGCAGTGATGCTGCTGGCCTTGGTTCGAATCATTTGTTCACTACATTCCCATCTTCAGATGATGATGCCTTTGCCATGGATGGGCCTTTATTTGACGTGGTTGATGCGCCGGCATCGTCAGAGGTCGATGCTTGTGCCTCCAACAAACCCTTGCTTGATGTGGTTGATCTGACAAACCCTTCAGAGACATATACTCCTTCAGTGAACGAGCCTTTCGCTGACGTGGTTGATCTGCCAGAGCCTTCAAGCTTGTATGCTTCTGCGGCGGACGAGCTTTTTGCCAGTGTAGACAATCTGCCAAAAACTTCAGAGACATTTGTTGGAGGGAGCAGTGGAGAACATCCTGGTAGCCTCATCTAG
- the LOC125536594 gene encoding remorin 4.1-like produces MLSGQTAVSGSSSSSIVSRGVEQGSGSGEQQQHQRRPIEEEEEEPEFRDIHALSPPRALSLYRRSRPGSRDSWGSAAGAGGSRHTSIRSVGSDTAPSELFPTMSREFSAMVAAAASANASSSAAAGHRESVDRAANEDALGRIGEEELEETNPLAIVPDSNPIPSPRRGLSPRPVEVAAPGAGAGQGDEVSVGQVKKGEVETKIAAWQIAEVAKVNNRFKREEVVINGWEGDQVEKASAWLNKYERKLEEKRAKAMEKAQNEVARARRKAEDKRASAEAKRGTKVARVLELANFMRAVGRAPTKRSFF; encoded by the exons ATGTTGAGTGGACAAACGGCGGttagtggcagcagcagcagcagcatcgTCAGCCGCGGCGTCGAGCAGGGAAGCGGGAGCggggagcagcagcagcaccaGCGGCGGCCGatcgaggaggaagaggaggagccAGAGTTCAGGGACATCCACGCGCTGAGCCCGCCCCGCGCGCTGAGCCTGTACCGCCGGAGCCGGCCGGGCAGCAGGGACTCGTGGGGGTCTGCGGCGGGGGCAGGGGGGAGCAGACACACGTCGATCCGCTCCGTCGGGAGCGACACCGCCCCCAGCGAGCTCTTCCCTACTATGAGCAGGGAGTTCTCGGCCATGGTCGCCGCAGCAGCCAGCGCTAACGCCTCGTCCTCCGCCGCGGCGGGCCACAGGGAGAGCGTGGACCGCGCGGCGAACGAGGACGCGCTGGGGAGGATCGGCGAGGAGGAGCTGGAGGAGACGAACCCGCTGGCCATCGTGCCGGACAGCAACCCCATCCCGTCGCCGCGCCGGGGGCTGTCGCCGCGCCCGGTGGAGGTGGCGGCGCCCGGTGCCGGTGCCGGACAGGGCGACGAGGTGTCGGTGGGGCAGGTGAAGAAGGGCGAGGTGGAGACCAAGATCGCGGCGTGGCAGATCGCGGAGGTCGCCAAGGTCAACAACCGCTTCAAGCGCGAGGAGGTGGTGATCAACGGGTGGGAGGGCGACCAGGTCGAGAAGGCCAGCGCATGGCTCAACAAGTACGAG AGGAAGCTGGAGGAGAAGCGGGCCAAGGCGATGGAGAAGGCGCAGAACGAGGTGGCCAGGGCCCGGCGGAAGGCGGAGGACAAGCGCGCGTCGGCGGAGGCCAAGAGGGGCACCAAGGTGGCGCGCGTGCTGGAGCTCGCCAACTTCATGCGGGCCGTCGGGAGGGCGCCCACCAAGCGCTCCTTCTTCTGA